Proteins from one Solenopsis invicta isolate M01_SB chromosome 11, UNIL_Sinv_3.0, whole genome shotgun sequence genomic window:
- the LOC105194652 gene encoding COP9 signalosome complex subunit 8 isoform X3: protein MVPNCTVELNKLMNELEVSELEAPKAISAQAYMRLLAIYLHQNDLCNAKYLWKRIPADMKTAHEELGRVWTVGQCMWQRNWPAVHTALNVEWSEDIKDVMTALKDNVRERLMRLISKAYSSLNLSTMATMSGMSLDEARQAAIDRGWDVDGTIVQPRKQIDEEQYSQSDKICLTEEQLQKLTQFVSFLEN, encoded by the exons ATGGTGCCCAATTGCACAGTCGAGCTTAACAAGTTAATGAACGAGTTAGAAGTAAGCGAACTGGAG GCACCGAAAGCTATAAGTGCACAAGCCTACATGCGACTACTGGCTATCTACCTTCATCAGAATGATCT GTGTAACGCGAAGTACCTCTGGAAGCGAATTCCTGCGGACATGAAGACCGCCCACGAGGAGCTCGGACGGGTGTGGACGGTAGGGCAATGCATGTGGCAACGTAACTGGCCCGCGGTTCACACGGCACTAAACGTGGAGTGGAGCGAAGACATCAAAGACGTTATGACAGCCCTCAAAG ACAATGTTCGAGAACGGCTGATGAGGCTGATATCGAAGGCGTACTCCTCCTTGAACCTGTCGACCATGGCGACGATGAGCGGAATGTCGTTGGACGAGGCGCGGCAGGCCGCCATCGACAGGGGCTGGGACGTTGACGGTACCATAGTGCAGCCGCGCAAACAGATCGACGAAGAACAGTACAGTCAATCGGACAAGATTTGCCTGACGGAGGAGCAGCTGCAGAAGCTCACGCAATTCGTGTCCTTCTTGGAGAATTGA